One Pectobacterium cacticida genomic window, TAACGGCTCATCAATGATGTTGATCACACCAGGCGCGAACGCCGCGTCGGCGGGTTTATCAATCACATTCAGCGTGACGGATGGCGCCACATTAAGCGCCAGAATACGGCGCATCGTCTGGACACAGCCCACCACCACGGCAGGTGCGCCGGACAGCTCGCCGTCGGCCAGCGCCTTGATAATAATTTCCGGCCCAATCCCGGCAGGATCCCCCATCGTTACCGCAATAATTTTACTCACTGATTCTCTCCTCAATAAAACGCAAAATGTCGAGCAGGGTAGCGTCGTTGCCAAAACCCCCGGCCTTAGTCATGACAGGAGTCGTGCCGACCATGCTGTTCAGCAGATATCCCCAAGGTACACAGGATGCGATTTGCCCCTTAATCTGAAAGCCCGTCGCGCCCAAAGCGGTGGCTACGGCAATCGCAATGTCGCCACCAGATAAATACAACCCTCCCGGTAAGCGTTGCGCCTCGCGGCGATCCAGCGCCTGAACCACGCGGCACGTCAGTTCTCCCAGCCCGTGGCTGATGGTTTCGCCTAATTGCTGGCGGCTAAGCCCTAGCGCCCGGCAACGCGCATCAATCTTGAAGCGCTGCTCCGGATTGTGGCGAGGACGCATAATGCAGTGTCGCCCGTTTACCAGCGCGCTTACCGCTTCCTGACATAACGAGTTCATCGTGGCGTCGCAATCGGGAGAGAAGAACGTGTTGATGTCGATGTCCACTATGACGACATCGCGATGCCGCTGCGCAAAGGCAATCTGTTTTTGAGCGATATCACTCATCGATCCAACGACTGCCAGCAGCGGCATGTTGTCGTTACGCGTGAAACCCAATGCGGCCGCCAGCGCATCGCTCAACCCGGCAGAGCCGACCAACAGCGGACGGAACGGCAATGACTTCGCCGCGTCAATGATATGCCGCAGATCGTCCTGTACTTCGGTATCCAAAATAATCAGACGGACACCCGCCTCTGCCAGTTGTTGCAAACGGCGGGCTAAATGGGGCTGGCGCACTTCTTCAAGATGAATCTCAGCACTGGGTAATGCGGTTTGTTCCGCCAGACGAGTGGCGATAGAAGACGAGGCCACCGGCGTCATTGGATCGCTGGCGAACTCCGTGTCGGTAAGCAGACGACCATTAACCCAGACGTCGCCTTGTCGGGTAACACGCCCCAACGTTGGCGACGCCGCTGCAATCAGTGCGATAGGCGCCGCAGCCGCAGACAGCGCGGCGGCCACTTCCGCGCCCACATTTCCACGCAGCGTCGAGTCGATTTTCTTGATAATCCAGCCTTGCCCCCCGGCCGCACGCCAGGCGGCGATGGCGTCGCCGATACGCAAAGACGCCACGTCGCTACGCTCGGCACGACTATTGGTATTGATAACGACCGCGTCGCCCAGCAAATCGGCATGGAGTTTGTTCGCGTCAAAAATGACGTTAACCTGCGCGCCATGCTGCGCCAGACCGACGCCTGCATCATTAGCCCCTGTAAAATCATCAGCAACCACCAAGACCTGTTCTGCTGACTGCTGCACGTTTGGCATAGTGCGTTCCCACTCCATGATTACCTGATATTTGATTATATTAAATCATATTTGATTATATGTGAGCAATCTCAAATTATTTAACAGCCATTTCACCTATAAATTGTCACCACAATGCAGCACAGCATGTTCGTAAGTGAATACATCACGCGATATGACTGAAATCAATCATTTCCGTGTTAACGATCTGGCAAAGACGAGAAAAGAGAAAAAGGCAAGGTAATAGGCATGAATATCAATAGCACGATCCTCAGCGGTCACCGGGTACTTCAGGACATCCGTTACCTGTTAACAGGGAAACAGCACGTTTTATTGGTTACTGACCAAAACATCGTTGGGCTACCTGACGTTCAGACGCTGATCGCACACGTTAAGCAAGCCGTTCCGCAGCTTCTGTTCGTTGATAATGTGCCTGCCGAACCCAGTCAACATGACGTCGCAAAGATACTGGGCCAGCTCACACAACCCCAAACCGATCTGGTGATTGGCATCGGCGGCGGCAGCGTCCTGGACGTCGCCAAGCTGCTTTCTGTCCTGTGCGCGGGTGATGAAACCGTTACGCTGGATAGCCTGCTGGCGGGAGAAAAACCGACGCGCCGCACAACCTCTCTGCTCATTCCGACCACGGCGGGCACCGGCTCGGAAGCGACGCCAAATGCTATTCTGGCAATCCCGGAGAAAGAGACCAAAGTCGGTATTATTACCCCGGTGATGCTACCGGATTACGTCGCGCTGGTGCCGGAACTGACCACTAGCATGCCTCCGCACATCGCCGCGTCGACGGGTATCGATGCGCTTTGCCATCTGATTGAGTGCTTTACCTCAACAAGCGCTAACCCGGTCAGCGACAACTACGCGCTGATTGGGCTGAAAAAGCTGTTTGCCCACCTCGAAACCTCGGTACGCGAACCCGGCAATCTGGACGCCAAGCTCAATATGTTGTGGGCCTCTTATTATGGCGGCGCCGCGATTGCCCACGCTGGTACGCATCTGGTTCACGCCATGTCTTACCCGCTGGGCGGCAAATACCACATTCCCCACGGCGTGGCGAACGCCATCCTGCTCGCCCCTTGCATGCGTTTCGTGCAGAACGCCGCGCAGGAAAAATTCGCTCAAGCCTATGACCTGCTGCCAGATGCCGATCTAACGCTCGCGACAGCGGAAAAAGCGCAGGCGCTGGTGACGTATTTCAGCGCGTTGGTTAAACGCCTCAACCTACCTAACACCCTACAGCAACTTGGCGTGGAAAAGGCGCATCTGCCCTATCTGGTTGATGCGGCCTTGCAGGTTCAGCGCCTGATGAAAAATGTGCCGACACAGGTCTGTGCCGACGATGTCCGTGAGGTTTACCTGACGCTGTTTTAAGCCAAACCGCGCCGCGTTTCCCTCTTTCAATCATGTGTACGAGGAACCCCAATGAGTAAAAACATTACCGGCGTCCTGACCGCCATCGTTACACCGTTTGATCACCAAGGTGAATTTAACCCCGCCGCGCTGCGGCTTCAAATCCAGCGCCAGATGCGCTACGGCAACGGTATTTTTTGCAACGGCACCAACGGTGAGTTTTTTGTGCTGCACACCGATGAAAAAGTCGCCGTTACCGAGACCTGCGTCGATGAAGTGGGCCGAAAGGTGCCCGTTGTCGGTCACATTGGTGAAATTTCCACGCGCGAAACCATCAAGCTCGGCAAACGTATCGCCGCGCTGGGCGTCGATGCCGTTTCGGTTATCACACCGTATTTTATTCCCCTCAAACAGGAAGAACTGATCGCCCACTACACCGCCGTAGCCGATGCGCTGACCGTGCCAGTGTTTCTCTATAATATTCCAGCCCGCACGGGGAATACGCTGGCGCCAGAAACCGTCCGCACGCTGGCGGATCATCCAAACATCATCGGTATCAAAGACAGCGCAGGCAGCTATGAAAGCCTCAGCGGTTATTTACACGCCGTGAAAGACGTTGATGGTTTTGATGTGTTGAATGGCCCGGATTCGTTGATCCATCAGGGATTTGTTGACGGTTGTTCCGCCTGCATTTCCGGGCTGGCCAACGTAGCGCCGGAACCCATCAGCCAGATCTGGCATCGTTTTCACGCCGGCGACATCGAAGGTTCTCGTCAGGCGCAAGAACAGGTCGCCGAACTACGTAAGACGTTATACGCCATCGCGTTCTCACCGGCGGTGGTGAAAAAAGCGCTCACCCTGATGGGACATGATGTCGGCGTCAGCCGTTATCCGATCCAATTCTCAACTCAGGATGAAGACAACATCCGCCGCATACTTAATCAATTCTCGCAGTAACAGAGAAATCTCAATTTCCATCTATAGGCCGAGAAGATATGAACCATTTTAATTTTACCGACACCCTCATTATCATTGGGATGATAGTGTTTTATATCGCATTCACCTCATGGGTGACGCTTAAATTACGCAGTAAATCCAATTCAGAATTTATGGAAGGCTCCCGTGCGCTACCGGCTTTTATCGTCGGAATTCTATTGATGACTGAATTCATTGGGGCCAAATCCACTATAGGAACAGCACAGTCCGCATTCGAAAATGGGATTGCCGCGTCGTGGTCGGTCATTGGCGCAGCCATCGGTTTCCTGCTGTTCGGGATGATTTTAGTCAAAAAGATCTATAACACGGGTAAAGTTACTATTTCCGGCGCTATTGCAGAAAAATATGGCACATCGACCAAGAATATTATTTCGATCATTATGATCTACGCGTTGCTACTGGTAAACGTAGGTAATTACGTTAGCGGCGCAGCGGCCATATCGACTGTGTTGAAAATTTCTCTGCCCGTTGCGGCCTTGATTACGGCTATCGTCAGTACGTTTTACTTTTATTTTGGTGGCTTGAAAGGCGTTGCTTACGTGACGTTAATTCATAGCGCAATAAAATACATCGGCGTAATGATCATTTTATACGTGGCGCTGAAAATGACTGGTGGTATTACGCCAATGGTCGAAAAAATGCCAGATTATTACTGGACGTGGGATGGTAAAATCGGGGCCAGCACTATTTTTGCATGGCTTATTGGCACCATTGGCTCCATTTTCTGTACGCAATTCGTTATTCAGGCCATTTCATCAACAAGAAATGCGGCCAGCGCCAAACGAGCTACCTGGATCGCCTTCATCTTCTGCATGCCGATTGCGATTGCAATTGCGGTTATCGGCGTCGCGGCGAAGTTCGCTCATCCAGAGATCAACAGCCTGTATGCGATGCCAATCTTCCTTCAAGATATGAACCCATGGCTTGCAGGGTTAGTGACAACCTCTCTGGTCGCATCGATCTTCATTAGTGTAAGTACCGTGGCGTTGGCGATTGCGTCACTGATCGTGAAAGATTTCTACGTCCCATACTACAATCCGACGCCAGAAAAAGAGATGAAAATGACACGAGTATTCTCGCTCATTATTGGATTCTTGCCGTTAATTTTCGTCCTGCTGGTGCCGGAAGTTCTAAAGCTATCGTTTTTTACTCGCGCTATTCGCCTATCCATTTCAGTCGTTGCTGTGATCGCATTCTATCTGCCGTTTTTTAACAGCGCACGCGGAGCAAACGCTAGCCTGATTGCAGCCTGCGTGCTCACCTCCGTCTGGTATATCCTCGGCAACCCGTACGGTATCGATAACATGTATATCGCGTTGGTTACCCCAGCTATTGTCATGCTGATCGATCGCCTGATTCCGAATAAAGCAACCAAGATCAAACTTTCTCAAACTGAAAAGCAACCAGGAGCCTAAGTCATGAGTAGCGAAATCATTACCGTGGAACGTAGTGGGAAAATGCATCACGCAGCAGGGGATGACGCGCGTCTGGATGCCTACATTCCATCGGAATGCCCGCAGAATCATGCGGCCAACCTACTGCATTTGCCCAATGGCGATGTTTTGTGCGCCTGGTTCGGCGGCACGCAAGAAGGGATTGCGGATATTTCTATCTATCTGTCTCGCCTTGCGCGGGGCAGCGATTGCTGGAGCAAAGCCATTAAGCTCTCGGAGGATGCTACACGTTCCGAACAGAACCCCGTACTGTTCCTCGCGCCAGATAATGTGTTGTGGCTTCTGTATACCGCGCAGAAATCCGGTAACCAGGACACCGCCATTGTGCGTTACCGCCAATCCACTGATTTTGGCGCCACCTGGGGCAAGATCGAAACCTTGCTCGATCAGCCGGGCACCTTTATTCGTCAGCCCATTACCGTACTGGAGAATGGCGACTGGCTATTGCCTGTATTCTACTGTCGCGTGCAACCGGGGGAAAAATGGGTCGGCAACTATGATGATAGCGCGGTGAAAATCTCCAGCGACCAAGGCAAAACCTGGCAGGAATACCCGGTGCCAAACAGCACTGGCTGTGTGCATATGAACATCACCCCGTTGCAGGATGGTACGCTGCTGGCACTGTATCGTAGCCGTTGGGCGGATTTTATCTATCAAAGCCGTTCAACGGATGGAGGGAAAACCTGGTCAGAACCGGTAGCGACCGATTTGCCAAACAATAATTCGTCCATTCAGGTGACAACGCTAAAAAACGGACATTTAGCGCTGGTGTTTAATCATATGAGCGCCGCCAATGCCACCGAGCGCCGTCTGTCTCTGTACGATGAGATCGAAGATGAAGAAGACAAAACCAGCAACGCTGCAATGCCGGACGTTAAGGCTGGGGGTCGTAGCGCCTTCTGGGGAGCTCCACGAGCGCCAATGACGATAGCGATTTCGGAAGACGGCGGTAAAAGTTGGCCATGGCAGCGCAATATCGAAGTCGGTGACGGTTATTGCATGACCAATAACTCCACGGAAAAACTGAATCGCGAGTTCTCTTATCCCAGCATTAAGCAGGCGCGAGACGGTAAGTTGCATGTGGCATTCACCTACTTCCGGCAGGCAATCAAGCACGTCGTGATAGATGAAGCCTGGGTTAAGGCGAACTAAACCACGTCTCCGCCATTGGCGACGGTTAAAGAACGACACGGTAATAATGCGAGAGAAAAATCAGGCGTTCTCATCAGAAATATAAACGTTAGGAACATTTTTAACATTGTCAGTGGTGGCCCGAATAGTGAATCTCAGGGATGAGATTACGTTCTAATGTCACACGCTAAATCTTACAAAGGATGGGGTTACAGCATCTTCGCGTTCCCCTATTCCCTATTATCTTCAGGATACCATTATGATTGCAGGAAACCTTAACGCCCTTAAACTTGCTACGCTGCCTGATGCGCTATTGGCCATTCTGTCCTCACCTGGCATGTCGTTAGCTGAACTGAATATGCTGCCAGAAGGTCGCTATCAGCCGGATGGTGCTGAATGGTTTTACAACATCGGTACGGTAAACACCGCGCCTCGCGCCACACGACATACCGAATTTCACAGCAACTATCTCGATATCCAACTGATCCTGGAAGGTGAGGAGATTATTGGTTACGGTCTGAATGATGTGCATGGTCAACCCGCGTTCGAACGTAAGCCAGATCTCTATATTCTGGATAATCCGCAAGTGCCGCATCAGATCCATTTGCGGGCGGGTGACTTCGTCACTTTCTATCCAGGAGAACCCCACCAAGCGCTGTGTGCCATTAATGACAGCCCGGCTTCCGTTAAAAAAGCCGTGTTTAAAATCCCTGTCACGATGTTGTGATTAACACGGTTAAGGAGACACACAACATGTCAGTTACAGCCCCTAAACATGCCCTGGTTACTGGCAGCAGCTCCGGAATAGGTGCCGCTATCACGCAAAAATTGCTAGCGGAAGGTTGGCAGGTAACTGGCCTGTCACGCAATCCAGGTAATCATTCACACCCACAATTTATTCATCGTGCGGTGGATATCATGGACACATCAGCATTGATCGCCATTCTGGAGGGAGTCGAACAAGTTGATGCTATCATCCACGCGGCAGGAATCATGAAGGCAGCCCCGCTCGGCCAGCTTTCACTGGAAGATGGTGAAACCCTGTGGCGGTTACATATCCACGCAGCGCAAGTACTTGCCGATCGTTTGGTCAACAAGCTGCCGCAAGGGGGAAGAATTGTGTTGCTGGGTAGCCGTACTTCTAGCGGTTCAGCAGGGCGCAGCCAATACGTCACCACCAAATCCGCGATGATTGGCATGGTAAGAAGCTGGGCGGCAGAGCTGGCGCCGCGCGGCATTACGGTAAATATTGTCGCCCCCGGCGCAACGGCAACCCCGATGCTGACGATGCCGGGTCGCCAGAGTTCTCCTCCCAAGCTGCCGCCCATTGGGCGCTTCATCCAACCGCAGGAAGTCGCCGATCTAGTAGGTTACCTGCTTTCCCCCTCTGCCGCCGCCATTACTGGCCAGCAGTTAGTCATATGCGGTGGCGCTTCACTTTAAATGCTTTGCAAACATAGTAAATCACTTTAAGGGAAGTCTGACGACGGTCGTCGCCTGAACGACCGTTTCCTTACTAAGTGCTGGCGCGGGGGGTGAAAACGTATTTTATCTCTTTCGGCACTAACGGAAGTGACTCGTGATTCAGCATGGCGAGCACCACATTCCCTACCTCTTCCGCTAGCGTTTCGTAATCGAGCCGCATCGCAGTTAGCGTGGGAAAGGTGTGTTCGCACTGTTCAGATCCGTTCAGACAGGCAATCGCCAGATCCTGAGGAATCTTCATCAAACGACGCTGGCATTCAAAGAGCACGCCTAGCGCGATTTCCTCATGGCTACAGATAACCGCATCCAGATCCGACTGATTTTGCAGCAATTCTGCCAGCGCATAGCGGCCAAATTGCAGGCTGGGCGCTTCCGGGATGGTCAGCTTTAAATCCGCATTGTGATAATGCGCCAGCATGGCTTTATTCCAGCCGTTCAGCGGCTGCTTTTGCAAACGATTATCCGAATGCGCACCAATATAGGCGATGTGACGATACCCCTTCGCCAATAGCGACATCGTCAATTGTTCCGCCGCATCGGCAAGGGCGATATCAATATTGATCGCTGTACGCAGCGCGGTTGCGCCGGAGACATTAATCGTCATGATATTACTGTTTTGCAAGAGATTCTGGGTCCTCGGCGAAAGCTGTGCGCCCAATAACACCAATGCCGCGGGCCGCTGCTGCACCAGTTTTTCAACGATTCCCGCTTCGGTATGCTGGCGATATTCGTGACAGCCCATAATTAACGAAACGTGATGTTTACCAAGCCTCTGCTGTAATGCTTGAACAAACCGCACGCTGGCGCGCTCTTGCGGGAAAGGATAAAGCACCGCGATCGCGGCCTGATGAGAGGATGCCAGCGCGCCAGCGGCGTGGTTCGGCACATAGCCCAGCGTTTTTATCGCATCATGAATTTTCTGTTGTGTCGCATCGGACACAAGCCCCGGCTCTCTTAAGGCGCGAGAAACCGTCATCGCGCCGACGCCCGCCAGACTCGCAACGTCCTGTAACGTCACGTGGTGCCTACTTTCAGTAAGCTGGCTGGCCTCCTGATTGGGTTCATAGCCCAAAATTCTGGCCGCGTGTTCCACTTTGCGGCGGAGTTTCTCAGAAACCAGATCGGGCTTACGCATGACGCGCGATACCGTCATCGTCCCTACACCCGCGTAGTCCGCGACATCCTGTAGCGTAACCTTACCGGTACTGCGACGCTTGCCCATGCTCACTTCCTCTTCATCCACTATTTTCTCAAGGCTCAACTACAATTACCGTTTATTGAACCATTATTTCCACAATGTGATGACAAGACAACGCCCTGCACGCCGCACCGCGTGCCACGCGCTAACAGTGTACCGATAGCGGCACGCAGAGAACATGCCATGAGGTTGCTGGTGATAAGTCGGTCACAGTTAATGATAAGCGTATCAGTTAGCGCTATCTTTTTAGATCTCAATCACATTATCTTCCCCTACGACCGACTATCCTGCGTGCAAATGATACCGAGGTGACACGAATGCTTAACACTTTACTTACACCTGAAGTGGTACAGATTTTACCGGACTGTGACGATTGGCGGCACGCTATCGCTTTATCTTGTCAGCCTTTATTGGATAACGGCGCGATTGAACCACGCTACGTTGAGGCAATCTATCGATCCCATGAGGCCATCGGCCCTTACTACGTTGTCGGCCCAGGGATTGCGATGCCACACGCTCGCCCGGAAGATGGCGTCAACCGACTCGCCGTGAGTCTGACGCTCATTCGTAATGGCGTTATTTTCCATTCCGAAGAAAACGATCCGGTGTATTTACTCATCGTTCTCGCCGCAACGGATAGCAATAGCCACATCGATATTATTTCACAGCTCGCTCAGTTGTTCGACACTCCGGATGACGTCACCGCACTGCTTCAAGCGACGGAGAGAGAACAGATTCTTTCCGTTATTTCTCGTTATTAACGCACCAGAGGACATCAATGATGAAAATTACAGTGGTATGCGGTAACGGCCTGGGAACCAGCCTGATGATGGAAATGAGCATTAAAAACATCGTGAAAGATCTCGGCGTGGTCGCCGAGGTGGATCATGTGGATTTAGGCTCGGCAAAAGGAACGAATAGCGACATTTTTGTCGGCACCAAAGATATCGCCGATCAGCTCATCGCGCAGGCGGTAGGCGGAAAAATCGTTTCCCTGAATAATATGATCGATAAAGCGGCGATGAAAGAGCGCCTATCGGTCGCTCTGAAAGAACTTGGCGCCTTATAAGCGAGGAGTCCACCATGGAATTCTTCCGTTTTTTAATGAATGATGTGCTGGCCGAACCGTCGATATTGGTTGGTTTGATTGCGCTTATTGGCTTGATCGCCCAGAAAAAACCCGCCACAGAATGCATTAAAGGCACCGTAAAAACCGTAATGGGGTTCTTGATCCTCGGTGCGGGCGCCAGCCTGATTGTGTCATCGCTGGGGGACTTCGCCGAAATTTTCCACCACGCGTTTGGTATCGCCGGCGTAGTACCGAACAACGAGGCCATCGTCGCCGTTGCGCAAGAGAACTTCGGCACGGAGATGGCGATGATTATGTTCTTCGCGATGGTCATTAATATCGCTATCGC contains:
- a CDS encoding SDR family NAD(P)-dependent oxidoreductase, with translation MSVTAPKHALVTGSSSGIGAAITQKLLAEGWQVTGLSRNPGNHSHPQFIHRAVDIMDTSALIAILEGVEQVDAIIHAAGIMKAAPLGQLSLEDGETLWRLHIHAAQVLADRLVNKLPQGGRIVLLGSRTSSGSAGRSQYVTTKSAMIGMVRSWAAELAPRGITVNIVAPGATATPMLTMPGRQSSPPKLPPIGRFIQPQEVADLVGYLLSPSAAAITGQQLVICGGASL
- a CDS encoding sodium:solute symporter family protein, with amino-acid sequence MNHFNFTDTLIIIGMIVFYIAFTSWVTLKLRSKSNSEFMEGSRALPAFIVGILLMTEFIGAKSTIGTAQSAFENGIAASWSVIGAAIGFLLFGMILVKKIYNTGKVTISGAIAEKYGTSTKNIISIIMIYALLLVNVGNYVSGAAAISTVLKISLPVAALITAIVSTFYFYFGGLKGVAYVTLIHSAIKYIGVMIILYVALKMTGGITPMVEKMPDYYWTWDGKIGASTIFAWLIGTIGSIFCTQFVIQAISSTRNAASAKRATWIAFIFCMPIAIAIAVIGVAAKFAHPEINSLYAMPIFLQDMNPWLAGLVTTSLVASIFISVSTVALAIASLIVKDFYVPYYNPTPEKEMKMTRVFSLIIGFLPLIFVLLVPEVLKLSFFTRAIRLSISVVAVIAFYLPFFNSARGANASLIAACVLTSVWYILGNPYGIDNMYIALVTPAIVMLIDRLIPNKATKIKLSQTEKQPGA
- a CDS encoding iron-containing alcohol dehydrogenase; the encoded protein is MNINSTILSGHRVLQDIRYLLTGKQHVLLVTDQNIVGLPDVQTLIAHVKQAVPQLLFVDNVPAEPSQHDVAKILGQLTQPQTDLVIGIGGGSVLDVAKLLSVLCAGDETVTLDSLLAGEKPTRRTTSLLIPTTAGTGSEATPNAILAIPEKETKVGIITPVMLPDYVALVPELTTSMPPHIAASTGIDALCHLIECFTSTSANPVSDNYALIGLKKLFAHLETSVREPGNLDAKLNMLWASYYGGAAIAHAGTHLVHAMSYPLGGKYHIPHGVANAILLAPCMRFVQNAAQEKFAQAYDLLPDADLTLATAEKAQALVTYFSALVKRLNLPNTLQQLGVEKAHLPYLVDAALQVQRLMKNVPTQVCADDVREVYLTLF
- a CDS encoding PTS sugar transporter subunit IIB; amino-acid sequence: MKITVVCGNGLGTSLMMEMSIKNIVKDLGVVAEVDHVDLGSAKGTNSDIFVGTKDIADQLIAQAVGGKIVSLNNMIDKAAMKERLSVALKELGAL
- a CDS encoding YhcH/YjgK/YiaL family protein codes for the protein MIAGNLNALKLATLPDALLAILSSPGMSLAELNMLPEGRYQPDGAEWFYNIGTVNTAPRATRHTEFHSNYLDIQLILEGEEIIGYGLNDVHGQPAFERKPDLYILDNPQVPHQIHLRAGDFVTFYPGEPHQALCAINDSPASVKKAVFKIPVTML
- the dtnK gene encoding D-threonate kinase — protein: MPNVQQSAEQVLVVADDFTGANDAGVGLAQHGAQVNVIFDANKLHADLLGDAVVINTNSRAERSDVASLRIGDAIAAWRAAGGQGWIIKKIDSTLRGNVGAEVAAALSAAAAPIALIAAASPTLGRVTRQGDVWVNGRLLTDTEFASDPMTPVASSSIATRLAEQTALPSAEIHLEEVRQPHLARRLQQLAEAGVRLIILDTEVQDDLRHIIDAAKSLPFRPLLVGSAGLSDALAAALGFTRNDNMPLLAVVGSMSDIAQKQIAFAQRHRDVVIVDIDINTFFSPDCDATMNSLCQEAVSALVNGRHCIMRPRHNPEQRFKIDARCRALGLSRQQLGETISHGLGELTCRVVQALDRREAQRLPGGLYLSGGDIAIAVATALGATGFQIKGQIASCVPWGYLLNSMVGTTPVMTKAGGFGNDATLLDILRFIEERISE
- a CDS encoding LacI family DNA-binding transcriptional regulator; translation: MGKRRSTGKVTLQDVADYAGVGTMTVSRVMRKPDLVSEKLRRKVEHAARILGYEPNQEASQLTESRHHVTLQDVASLAGVGAMTVSRALREPGLVSDATQQKIHDAIKTLGYVPNHAAGALASSHQAAIAVLYPFPQERASVRFVQALQQRLGKHHVSLIMGCHEYRQHTEAGIVEKLVQQRPAALVLLGAQLSPRTQNLLQNSNIMTINVSGATALRTAINIDIALADAAEQLTMSLLAKGYRHIAYIGAHSDNRLQKQPLNGWNKAMLAHYHNADLKLTIPEAPSLQFGRYALAELLQNQSDLDAVICSHEEIALGVLFECQRRLMKIPQDLAIACLNGSEQCEHTFPTLTAMRLDYETLAEEVGNVVLAMLNHESLPLVPKEIKYVFTPRAST
- a CDS encoding sialidase family protein; its protein translation is MSSEIITVERSGKMHHAAGDDARLDAYIPSECPQNHAANLLHLPNGDVLCAWFGGTQEGIADISIYLSRLARGSDCWSKAIKLSEDATRSEQNPVLFLAPDNVLWLLYTAQKSGNQDTAIVRYRQSTDFGATWGKIETLLDQPGTFIRQPITVLENGDWLLPVFYCRVQPGEKWVGNYDDSAVKISSDQGKTWQEYPVPNSTGCVHMNITPLQDGTLLALYRSRWADFIYQSRSTDGGKTWSEPVATDLPNNNSSIQVTTLKNGHLALVFNHMSAANATERRLSLYDEIEDEEDKTSNAAMPDVKAGGRSAFWGAPRAPMTIAISEDGGKSWPWQRNIEVGDGYCMTNNSTEKLNREFSYPSIKQARDGKLHVAFTYFRQAIKHVVIDEAWVKAN
- a CDS encoding dihydrodipicolinate synthase family protein; the protein is MSKNITGVLTAIVTPFDHQGEFNPAALRLQIQRQMRYGNGIFCNGTNGEFFVLHTDEKVAVTETCVDEVGRKVPVVGHIGEISTRETIKLGKRIAALGVDAVSVITPYFIPLKQEELIAHYTAVADALTVPVFLYNIPARTGNTLAPETVRTLADHPNIIGIKDSAGSYESLSGYLHAVKDVDGFDVLNGPDSLIHQGFVDGCSACISGLANVAPEPISQIWHRFHAGDIEGSRQAQEQVAELRKTLYAIAFSPAVVKKALTLMGHDVGVSRYPIQFSTQDEDNIRRILNQFSQ
- a CDS encoding PTS sugar transporter subunit IIA; the encoded protein is MLNTLLTPEVVQILPDCDDWRHAIALSCQPLLDNGAIEPRYVEAIYRSHEAIGPYYVVGPGIAMPHARPEDGVNRLAVSLTLIRNGVIFHSEENDPVYLLIVLAATDSNSHIDIISQLAQLFDTPDDVTALLQATEREQILSVISRY